The genomic segment TCTCGACTATGCGATGTCAGTGATTGTGGGGCGTGCGTTGCCTGATGTGCGTGACGGTTTGAAGCCTGTTCACCGTCGTGTGCTTTTCTCCATGGATCAAAGCGGTAATACACACAATAAAGCCTACGTAAAATCCGCTCGTGTGGTAGGGGATGTAATCGGTAAATATCACCCGCACGGTGATAGCGCAGTTTATGACACGATTGTACGTATGGCACAACCGTTCTCGTTACGTTATATGCTTGTGGATGGTCAGGGTAACTTTGGTTCTATTGATGGTGATGCGCCGGCAGCAATGCGTTATACCGAAGTACGTATGCAAAAAATCACACAGGAATTATTGACAGATTTAGACAAAGAAACCGTCGATTTCTCACCAAACTACGATGGCAAAGAAATGATCCCTGATGTGTTACCAACCAAAATTCCTGCCTTATTAGTTAATGGTTCATCCGGTATTGCTGTGGGTATGGCAACCAATATTCCACCACATAATCTCGGCGAAGTAATGGACGGTTGTTTAGCTTATATCGACAACGAAGAAATTAGCATTGATGAATTAATGCAATATATTCCAGGTCCTGACTTCCCTACTGCTGCACAAATCAATGGTCGCCGTGGTATTGAAGAAGCATATCGTACGGGACGTGGAAAGGTGTACGTGCGCGCTAAAGCGGAAGTGGTCACTAATGATAAAGGGCGCGAACAAATTATCGTGACTGAGATTCCTTACCAAGTGAACAAAGCGAAATTGGTTGAGAAAATCGGTGAACTCATTCGTGAGAAAAAAATTGAAGGCATTTCAGGTATTTTAGATTTATCGAATAAAGAAGGTATCCGTCTTGAAATCGATATTAAACGCGATGCCGTTGGTGAAGTGGTTTTAAACCATCTCTACTCACTCACCCAAATGCAAGTGACTTTCGGGATCAATATGGTGGCACTCGACCACGGTCAACCGAAATTATTTAACCTAAAACAAATTATTGAAGCCTTTGTGAAACATCGCCGCGAAGTGGTGACTCGCCGTACGGTTTATGAGTTACGCAAAGCTCGCGAACGTGCGCATATTTTGGAAGGTTTAGCTATTGCCTTGGCCAATATCGATCCTGTGATTGATTTGATCCGCGCCTCCAAAACAGCTGAAGAAGCACGTGAAGGTTTATTAGCGCGTTCTTGGGCTTTAGGTAACGTTGCGCCAATGCTTGAAGCGGCCGGTGTTGACGCCTCTCGCCCCGATGATTTACCTGAAGAATGTGGTGTGCGTAATGGTCAATATTACCTTTCTGACGCACAAGCTCGTGCAATTCTTGAATTACGTTTGCACCGTTTAACCGGTTTAGAACACGAAAAAATCGTGGATGAGTACAAGGAAATTTTGGTCGAAATCGGTGAATTACTTCATATTCTGACCAGTGCAGAACGTTTGCGCGAAGTGATCCGTGAAGAATTAGAATTAGTGAAAACCAATTTTAATGATGCACGTCGCACAGAAATTACGGCTGCATCAAGCGACATTAATTTAGAAGACTTAATCGCACAAGAAGATGTAGTGGTCACCCTTTCACACGAAGGTTATGTGAAGTATCAGCCGTTAACAGACTATGAAGCGCAACGCCGTGGTGGCAAGGGTAAATCAGCGACTAAAATGAAAGAAGATGATTTCATTGAGCGTCTTTTAGTGGCAAATACCCACGATACGATTCTTTGTTTCTCTAGCCGTGGACGTTTGTATTGGCTGAAAGTATATCAATTACCTGAAGCAAGTCGCGGCTCGCGCGGTCGTCCTATTGTGAACATTCTTCCATTGGAAGAAAATGAACGCATTACCGCGATTTTACCGGTGGCAAGTTATGATGAAGACAAATTTGTTGTGATGGCAACAGCCGGCGGTATTGTGAAGAAAACTGCCTTAACAGAATTCAGCCGTCCACGTTCAAACGGGATTATTGCGGTGAATTTACGTGATGAAGATGAATTAATCGGCGTGGATATTACCGATGGTTCAAACGAAATTATGTTGTTCTCTTCTCAAGGTCGCGTAGTCCGTTTTGCTGAAACCGCTGTGCGTTCAATGGGGCGGTTAGCCACAGGTGTTCGTGGTATTAAATTAGCCTTGACCAATGATATATCTGAAGATGAAAGTGCGGTCGAAATTGAAGAAGTTTCTGATGATAATGGTGAAGAAACTTTAGACTTAAATATCGATAAAGTTGTATCGTTGGTCATTCCCAAAAATGATGGTGCGATTTTAACCGCAACCCAAAATGGTTATGGAAAACGTACCGCACTTTCTGAATACCCGACTAAATCTCGTAATACCAAAGGTGTGATCTCAATTAAAGTAAGTGAACGTAATGGTAAAGTGGTCGCAGCAACACAAGTGGAAGACAACGACCAAATTATGTTGATTACAGATGCGGGGACACTGGTTCGTACACGTGTTAATGAAGTCAGCATTGTGGGACGTAACACTCAAGGCGTTCGTTTAATCCGCACGGCGGAAGATGAACATGTGGTTAGCTTAGAACGTGTTGCAGAGCCTGAAGACGATGAATTTGAAGGAGAAATCACTGACAATTCAGTAGAAAGTGCGGTTGAAAATTCTGAAGAATAATTGACTGCACTAAAAATCTGCAAGATACCTAAAATTAATGCCGTTCAGATTAAATGAACGGCATTTTTATTTTCAATAATATGCTATATATTTGACTGCACTTAATCGTGATTACCAGCGATGAAAATGAATTTTTCGTATGACTTTTTCTGGTGTCATCGTTATTTTTTTGTTTTTTGTCGGAATAGCCAGTTTAAGTAGTGCCTGTGCAATAGCATTATGATCTTGCACGCTGCAGACTACTGGATTAGTTAATAATTCGACTAATTCATTTTTTCCAAAAGTCGCAAAAACGATCGTTTCTGGAATAGCTTTTTGTTTTCTCAAGAAAATTTCTAATACACCTTGTAATAACGTTAATGATGTAGTGTAAATGGCATCTGGTAATTGGTGATGACTTAACCATGAGTCAAAAGCTTCCGCTGCCGCCTCTTTTTTAAATTCTGTCGCATATAAAAAATCAATATGCGCAGTTTCGTCTTTTAGAGCTTCTCTAAATCCCGTTTCACGCTCTTTACTAACGGTTAATTCAGGTAATGCGCCCAAAAATAAAATATTTTCATAATGTTGTCTATCTAATAAATTGGCTGCTAAATGGCGTGCATCACTAATATCATTCGCAAGTAGATTTTGAACGCCCTCTGCATAAATGCGACGATCAAAACCAATAACTGGAATGTCTTGATTTTGTAGATAAAAATCACTCTCGGCAGGTAAACTAGTCGAAACAATTAACGCATCTACTTGACGTTGAAAAAGATGTTTAGCACAAGATATTTCATTACTCGGTTTATCATTCGAACAAGTAATTAATAGTTGATAGCCTTTTTCACGACAACGGTTCTCGAGCAAATTAGCAATTTGCGCATAACTCGTATTTTCAAAATCGGGAATAATCATCCCGATAGTGTTACTTCTTCCGGCTCGCAATCCTGCCGCCATAGCATTAGGTTTAAAATCATATTCATCAATTAATGCTTGCACGCGCGCGATTGTGCGATCACTGACACGATATTCTTTCGCTTTGCCATTTAATACATAACTAGCCGTAGTGCGTGACACACCCGCTAATTTAGCAAGTTCTTCCAACTTCATTATTCATCCTTTAAAAAAGCTATTGTTGCTGAACCGAGTATAGCACTCTCTTTTTCAAGCTTCAGAAAGAATAATTAAAACTGAGAACTCGATCACAAAAAAATATATAAAATTTTCACCGCACTTTGATTACTCAATTTACAGAAAGATCTTGTCCAAAATAAAATTTCCTTTACTCATAATTACTTAGTTTATGTCAATAATCCGACTCGTAATTTATCGCTTGAAATACATTCAAATTTACCGTATCTTGTGCCAGTTTTCATTGGGATAACCCATATATAGTGTTTAAACAAGTAGTTTAATAGGCAAATATTATGAATAAAGCATTGATGGTCACCAAACGTGATGGACAACTTGAGCCCATCGATTTAGACAAGATTCACCGCGTCATTACGTGGGCTGCGGAAGGCTTAGAGAATGTTTCTGTATCACAGGTTGAATTGCGTTCGCATATTCAATTTTATGAGGGAATTCGTACTTCGGATATTCACGAAACTATCATTAAAGCCGCCGCAGATCTGATCAGCAAAGATGCACCCGACTATCAATATTTAGCTGCTCGTTTAGCTATTTTCCATTTACGTAAAAAAGCTTATGGTCAATTTGAGCCACCTCGTCTCTATGAGCAGGTGAAAAAATTAGTTCGTATGGGAAAATATGATGAGTCACTTTTAACAGACTATTCACGTGAAGAATGGGAAGAAATGAATGATTTCTTAGACCACTGGCGTGATATGACCTTCTCTTATGCCGCGGTTAAGCAGCTTGAAGGGAAATATTTAGTGCAAAACCGTGTTACTGGCGAAATCTATGAGTCCGCTCAATTTTTATATTTATTAGTGGCAGCCAGTTTATTTTCAAAATATCCAAAAGAAACGCGCTTAAACTATATCCGTCGTTTCTATGATGCGACATCAACGTTTAAAATCTCATTACCTACACCAATTATGGCGGGGGTTCGTACGCCTACACGCCAATTTAGTTCATGTGTTTTGATCGAATGTGGTGATAGCTTAGATTCAATTAATGCGACAGCATCAGCGATTGTGAAATATGTTTCTCAACGCGCGGGGATTGGGGTAAATGCTGGAGCAATCCGTGCATTAGGTAGCCCAATTCGTGGCGGTGAAGCATTCCATACGGGCTGTATTCCATTCTATAAATACTTCCAAACCGCCGTTAAATCTTGTTCACAAGGTGGTGTGCGCGGTGGAGCAGCAACGGTTTATTATCCAATTTGGCATTTAGAAGCAGAAAGCTTATTAGTATTAAAAAATAATCGTGGTGTGGAAGATAACCGTGTTCGTCATATGGACTATGGTGTTCAGTTAAATAAATTAATGTATCAACGTTTAATTAAAGGCGGTGATATTACTTTATTTAGCCCATCTGATGTACCAGGGTTATATGAAGCTTTCTTTGCAGATCAAGAAAAATTTGAACAGCTTTATGAACAATATGAACAAGATCCTGCTATTCGTAAACGTACAGTCAAAGCCGTAGAGTTATTCTCATTGCTCATGCAGGAACGTGCCTCAACAGGGCGAATTTATATTCATAACGTGGATCATACAAATACCCATTCGCCATTTGATCCTGCAGTTGCGCCGGTTCGTCAATCAAACCTTTGTTTAGAAATTGCCCTGCCAACCAAACCATTAACACATTTCCACGATGAAAATGGTGAAATAGCGCTATGTACACTTTCTGCTTTCAACTTAGGTAAAATTGAGAATCTTGATGAATTAGAAGAATTAGCCGATTTAGCAGTACGCGCTTTAGATGCTTTATTAGATTACCAAGACTACCCTGTTGCTGCAGCTCGTCGTAGTTCTTTAGGTCGTCGTTCATTAGGTATTGGTGTGATTAACTATGCCTATTATTTAGCAAAAAACAATGTTCGTTATTCAAACGGCAGTGCCAATAACTTAACGCACCGTACCTTTGAAGCTATTCAATATTATTTACTCAAAGCGTCAATGAATTTAGCCAAAGAGCTAGGTCCTTGCGACTTTTTCAATGAAACGCGTTATTCACAAGGTATTTTACCGATTGATAACTACAAAAAAGATATTGATAGCATTACTAGCGAACCTTTACATTACGATTGGGAAACATTACGTGAAGAAATCAAAACCTACGGCTTACGTAACTCCACATTGACTGCACTCATGCCATCAGAAACATCTTCACAAATTTCTAATGCAACCAATGGTATTGAGCCACCACGTGGCCATATTAGCGTAAAAGCATCAAAAGACGGTATTTTAAAACAAGTAGTACCAAACTATGAAACCTTAGGTGAAAACTACGAATTATTGTGGGATATGCCAAATATGGATGGTTATTTACATCTTGTGGGTATTATGCAGAAATTCGTCGACCAATCGATTTCTGCCAATACCAACTATGATCCACAACGTTTTGAAGATGGTAAAGTACCAATGAAAGTCTTATTAAAAGACTTATTAACCGCTTATAAATTCGGTTTAAAAACGCTTTACTATCAAAATACCCGTGATGGTGCTGATGATGCACAAGAAGATATGGATGATGGTTGTGCAGGCGGTGCTTGTAAAATCTAATCACTAAATAATGAAAATAACCCTGTACAGATTGGATTTGTATAGGGTTATTTTTTTAATCATAAAATAAAAATTATTTAGTTTAATACTTGACAGAAGCCATTTTTTTTTTTGAATAATAGGGTTATTAATTCTCAGAAAAGGAAAACGCTTATGTCTAAAAAATTATTTTTATGTTCAATCATTTCAACAAGTTTATTTGTCACTGCTTGTAACGATCCAAAAGCCGCAAATAAAGAGAATTTTGGTAAAGCAGTCTCAGAATATCTTACTACTCAATCTGCAGTTTGTATCTATTACCCAAATTCAAGTTTTGCT from the [Actinobacillus] rossii genome contains:
- the gyrA gene encoding DNA gyrase subunit A gives rise to the protein MSELSQDITPVSIEDELKSSYLDYAMSVIVGRALPDVRDGLKPVHRRVLFSMDQSGNTHNKAYVKSARVVGDVIGKYHPHGDSAVYDTIVRMAQPFSLRYMLVDGQGNFGSIDGDAPAAMRYTEVRMQKITQELLTDLDKETVDFSPNYDGKEMIPDVLPTKIPALLVNGSSGIAVGMATNIPPHNLGEVMDGCLAYIDNEEISIDELMQYIPGPDFPTAAQINGRRGIEEAYRTGRGKVYVRAKAEVVTNDKGREQIIVTEIPYQVNKAKLVEKIGELIREKKIEGISGILDLSNKEGIRLEIDIKRDAVGEVVLNHLYSLTQMQVTFGINMVALDHGQPKLFNLKQIIEAFVKHRREVVTRRTVYELRKARERAHILEGLAIALANIDPVIDLIRASKTAEEAREGLLARSWALGNVAPMLEAAGVDASRPDDLPEECGVRNGQYYLSDAQARAILELRLHRLTGLEHEKIVDEYKEILVEIGELLHILTSAERLREVIREELELVKTNFNDARRTEITAASSDINLEDLIAQEDVVVTLSHEGYVKYQPLTDYEAQRRGGKGKSATKMKEDDFIERLLVANTHDTILCFSSRGRLYWLKVYQLPEASRGSRGRPIVNILPLEENERITAILPVASYDEDKFVVMATAGGIVKKTALTEFSRPRSNGIIAVNLRDEDELIGVDITDGSNEIMLFSSQGRVVRFAETAVRSMGRLATGVRGIKLALTNDISEDESAVEIEEVSDDNGEETLDLNIDKVVSLVIPKNDGAILTATQNGYGKRTALSEYPTKSRNTKGVISIKVSERNGKVVAATQVEDNDQIMLITDAGTLVRTRVNEVSIVGRNTQGVRLIRTAEDEHVVSLERVAEPEDDEFEGEITDNSVESAVENSEE
- the fruR gene encoding DNA-binding transcriptional regulator FruR encodes the protein MKLEELAKLAGVSRTTASYVLNGKAKEYRVSDRTIARVQALIDEYDFKPNAMAAGLRAGRSNTIGMIIPDFENTSYAQIANLLENRCREKGYQLLITCSNDKPSNEISCAKHLFQRQVDALIVSTSLPAESDFYLQNQDIPVIGFDRRIYAEGVQNLLANDISDARHLAANLLDRQHYENILFLGALPELTVSKERETGFREALKDETAHIDFLYATEFKKEAAAEAFDSWLSHHQLPDAIYTTSLTLLQGVLEIFLRKQKAIPETIVFATFGKNELVELLTNPVVCSVQDHNAIAQALLKLAIPTKNKKITMTPEKVIRKIHFHRW
- the nrdA gene encoding ribonucleotide-diphosphate reductase subunit alpha, whose amino-acid sequence is MNKALMVTKRDGQLEPIDLDKIHRVITWAAEGLENVSVSQVELRSHIQFYEGIRTSDIHETIIKAAADLISKDAPDYQYLAARLAIFHLRKKAYGQFEPPRLYEQVKKLVRMGKYDESLLTDYSREEWEEMNDFLDHWRDMTFSYAAVKQLEGKYLVQNRVTGEIYESAQFLYLLVAASLFSKYPKETRLNYIRRFYDATSTFKISLPTPIMAGVRTPTRQFSSCVLIECGDSLDSINATASAIVKYVSQRAGIGVNAGAIRALGSPIRGGEAFHTGCIPFYKYFQTAVKSCSQGGVRGGAATVYYPIWHLEAESLLVLKNNRGVEDNRVRHMDYGVQLNKLMYQRLIKGGDITLFSPSDVPGLYEAFFADQEKFEQLYEQYEQDPAIRKRTVKAVELFSLLMQERASTGRIYIHNVDHTNTHSPFDPAVAPVRQSNLCLEIALPTKPLTHFHDENGEIALCTLSAFNLGKIENLDELEELADLAVRALDALLDYQDYPVAAARRSSLGRRSLGIGVINYAYYLAKNNVRYSNGSANNLTHRTFEAIQYYLLKASMNLAKELGPCDFFNETRYSQGILPIDNYKKDIDSITSEPLHYDWETLREEIKTYGLRNSTLTALMPSETSSQISNATNGIEPPRGHISVKASKDGILKQVVPNYETLGENYELLWDMPNMDGYLHLVGIMQKFVDQSISANTNYDPQRFEDGKVPMKVLLKDLLTAYKFGLKTLYYQNTRDGADDAQEDMDDGCAGGACKI